The following are encoded in a window of Bos indicus isolate NIAB-ARS_2022 breed Sahiwal x Tharparkar chromosome 7, NIAB-ARS_B.indTharparkar_mat_pri_1.0, whole genome shotgun sequence genomic DNA:
- the LOC109561854 gene encoding ER membrane protein complex subunit 5: MAPSLWKGLVGIGLFALTHAAFSAAQHRSYMRLTEKEDESLPIDTVLQTLLAFAVTCYGIVHIAGEFKDMDATSELKNKTFDTLRNHPSFYVFNHRGRVLFRPSDTTNSSNQDVLSSNTSLKLRKLESLHR, from the coding sequence ATGGCGCCGTCGCTATGGAAGGGGTTGGTGGGCATCGGCCTCTTTGCCCTAACCCACGCAGCCTTTTCCGCTGCGCAGCATCGTTCTTATATGCGATtaacagaaaaggaagatgaatcACTGCCAATAGATACAGTTCTTCAGACACTTCTGGCCTTTGCAGTTACCTGTTATGGTATAGTTCATATTGCAGGGGAGTTTAAAGACATGGATGCCACTTCAGAactaaaaaataagacatttgaCACACTAAGGAATCACccatcattttatgtatttaatcatCGTGGTCGAGTACTGTTCCGGCCTTCGGATACAACAAATTCTTCAAACCAAGATGTATTGTCCTCTAACACATCACTGAAGTTACGAAAACTTGAATCACTGCATCGTTAA